Sequence from the Thermocaproicibacter melissae genome:
TTGTAGAGGGCAAATTTCTAATTATGAAAAATAAACAAAAATTCAAACAAGGGAATAACAGAACATATACGCTGGCTGCACGCATTGTGGCACTCGTATGTGCTTTGCTGATTGCCGCTTCGGCATTTGTGTTCTTGTTTTTTTGAATTTGAGCGTAGATTCACTGGGTTGAAAGGAGAAAAGAATGTACGACATCGCGGTCGTCGGAGGAGGAGCCTCCGGCCTTGCCGCAGCGTTAGCCGCTGCAGAAACGGCTGAAAAAGCGGGCAGGACGCTCAAAATCGCTGTTTTGGAAAAAAATCCTCGGGTGGGAAAAAAGCTGCTGCTTACGGGCAACGGACGCTGCAACCTCACGAACCGCAACGCTGGGCCGGGACGGTATTACGGCGACACAGACGCAGCCGCGGGAATTTTGCACCGTTTCCCGCCGGAGAAGATTATCCGCCTGTTCCAAAGCCACGGGCTTCTCTGCCGGACTTTGGACGAAGGCCGCGTTTATCCATATAGCCTTCAGGCTTCCTCTGTGCTGAATGTTCTTCGCCTGAGCCTTGAAGCCGCAGGGGTAGAAACACTCTGCGATTTTGCCGTAAGAAGCATTGAGGCTACCCACGGCGGATTTGCACTGATTTCCGAAAAAAAGAGCGTGAAGGCCAAACGAGTCATTGTTGCCTGCGGCGGAAAGGCCTGCCCGCAGTCCGGTTCAGACGGAGACGGGTATGCGCTGCTCAGACCGTATGGCCACACAGTGAGTCGGCTCAGCCCTGCGCTGACGCAGGTTCGTACTGACCCAAAACTCGTAAGACCTCTCAAGGGCGTGCGCTGCATGGCAGAGGCTGCTTTGATGCAGGGCGGCCGCAAAATCAAAACGACGCGGGGAGAAGTTCAGTTTACGGAAAACTCTCTCTCCGGAATCTGTATTTTTGAGTTTGCCCGCTTTCTGGGCAGTTATGAACCAAAGACACTTGAAATCACGCTTGACCTCGCTCCCGAATATCGAGCGGAGGAGCTGGAAAGGCTGATTCGTACGCGGGCGGATGCCTGCGGTGATATGCCGGCGTTTGCTGCGTTGGAAGGAATTCTCTGTAAACCGCTCGCCATCGAAGTGATGAGAAGAGCACTTCAAGGAGCATCCGTTTCGGCAAGCTCGCTGACCGCACAGAATGTAAAAAACGCAGCGGCGACGTTGAAACAGTACCGTTTTCCCGTTTTGGGAACAGCTCCGTGGCAGAACGCGCAGGTAACAGCGGGCGGCGTACCGCTTTCCGAAGTGGATGAGAACCTGCAGTCGCGTTTCTGCAAGGGACTGTACCTCTGCGGGGAATTGTTGAATCTTGACGGAGAATGCGGCGGCTTCAACCTTCACTGGGCATGGGCCAGCGGCATTACGGCGGGAAACGCCGCAGCAGGAATTTGACGGAGGAAAGATGTATCGAATTACCGATATCCGAATGGAATTAAATGGAACGGAAAGCGACCTGAAACGCGAAGCCGCAAGGCGTCTGCGTGTCAGGCCGGAGGAAATCCGTTCTTTGAAACTTTACCGCCGCTCGGTGGATGCAAGAAGAAAAGACGACGTTCATTTCATCTGCACGGTGGATGTAGAATGTCCTCGCTGCAAAGCTCCGCGCGACCGAAAAATCACAAAAGCGGAACCCTACCGATATCGTTTGCCGGAAATCCGCCCGCTTTCTTCGAGGCCCGTGGTCGTGGGGTTCGGCCCAGCGGGAATGTTTGCGGCATTGATTCTGGCACAGGCCGGTCAGCGGCCCATCGTCTTGGAGCGCGGCTCCTGCGTGGAGGAGCGCCAGAAGAAAACACAGCAGTTCTGGAAAATCGGTGTGCTGGACCCGGAGTGCAACGTGCAGTTCGGCGAGGGCGGCGCCGGAACTTTTTCGGACG
This genomic interval carries:
- a CDS encoding NAD(P)/FAD-dependent oxidoreductase, with amino-acid sequence MYDIAVVGGGASGLAAALAAAETAEKAGRTLKIAVLEKNPRVGKKLLLTGNGRCNLTNRNAGPGRYYGDTDAAAGILHRFPPEKIIRLFQSHGLLCRTLDEGRVYPYSLQASSVLNVLRLSLEAAGVETLCDFAVRSIEATHGGFALISEKKSVKAKRVIVACGGKACPQSGSDGDGYALLRPYGHTVSRLSPALTQVRTDPKLVRPLKGVRCMAEAALMQGGRKIKTTRGEVQFTENSLSGICIFEFARFLGSYEPKTLEITLDLAPEYRAEELERLIRTRADACGDMPAFAALEGILCKPLAIEVMRRALQGASVSASSLTAQNVKNAAATLKQYRFPVLGTAPWQNAQVTAGGVPLSEVDENLQSRFCKGLYLCGELLNLDGECGGFNLHWAWASGITAGNAAAGI